One genomic region from Thermodesulfobacteriota bacterium encodes:
- the gspM gene encoding type II secretion system protein GspM: MNISKRVQGLLAIAGVLALLVAGKAVYGFLVAHEQTLHEKVELKAALLERYRSTVEAKKDWEPRRERGAEALKEAGGLLFKARTQALAAARLQKFVQTKAREHKVNVKSVRIAKAVTLDEYSRVSVVVVTESGIRGLVDLLHDIDTSGRLMTVSAVTAKGSVIKGSSRLSTTLTVDGLAVIEEGGSG; the protein is encoded by the coding sequence GTGAATATAAGCAAAAGAGTTCAGGGGTTGCTGGCTATTGCGGGCGTCCTGGCGCTGCTGGTCGCGGGCAAGGCGGTTTACGGCTTCCTTGTGGCTCACGAGCAGACCCTCCATGAGAAGGTCGAGCTCAAGGCCGCCCTGCTGGAGCGTTACCGGAGCACCGTGGAGGCGAAGAAGGACTGGGAGCCCAGGAGAGAGCGGGGCGCGGAGGCCCTCAAGGAAGCCGGCGGGCTTTTGTTCAAGGCAAGGACCCAGGCCCTGGCCGCGGCACGCCTCCAGAAGTTCGTACAGACAAAGGCCAGGGAGCACAAAGTGAACGTTAAAAGCGTGCGTATAGCGAAGGCTGTAACACTCGACGAATACAGCAGGGTGTCGGTCGTCGTGGTCACCGAGAGCGGTATAAGGGGCCTTGTCGACCTGCTCCACGATATCGATACGAGCGGGAGGCTTATGACCGTCTCCGCGGTTACCGCGAAAGGCTCCGTCATCAAAGGGAGTTCGCGGTTGAGTACGACCCTTACGGTAGACGGGCTGGCGGTTATTGAAGAAGGTGGCTCCGGTTAG